The Clostridiisalibacter paucivorans DSM 22131 genome contains the following window.
TAATTACCCACGATATTGATGAAGCATTATTGCTGGCTACTAGGATTGTTATAATGTCAAAACGCCCTGGTAAGATATTAAAAGAATTCAATGTTGATTTCACCCATACAATATTTGAGGATGAATCTAAACATATAATCTATAATGAGGAATATTATAAAGTAAAGAATGAAATTCTAGATATTATTAATAGTCAGATCGAAGAATAACAATATAAAATATTAGAGGCGCTGGGATAGAAAAATCTTAGTGCTTTTATTATTCTAAATTTATCAACAATTAATATGTATTACCTACACATAAATGATAATGATAATCATTATTGACATCATTATTAAATATTTATATAATTAACATATAGATATTTATTTTATCATTGATGAGGAGTAGAAATTGATATGAATGATATAAGAAAAGAAGTATTTGTAAGCAAATTTTCAAAGGAAAAGAATATAGAGGGGAATAAAATGATATATAATATATTACCTGAATATGGTGAAGGTATGTTTATCATATATGAAATTATTCAGGGAATGTATTTATCTTTTAACAATCTTAACATCAAAAACAAAATTAGAAATAAAACAAATAGTAATTTTTCTAGTCCTGTTATAAAGATTGATTATTGTTTAGATGGCAGTTATATTAGTAATTGTCCCTGTAACAGAATATGTATTGTAAAAAAAGGAAATACTGCATACTATGTGGGGACTAAAAATTTTATAGATGTAGATTTTAAAGGAAAAAGGTATCAATCTATTAGTATTTTTTGCTATTTGGATGAGGTTACAAATGCCATTAAAAAAACCCTAGGCATATCAAAGAAAAAGATTGAATACTATTATAGAAATATTATGTGTAGAAAAAATTTTTTAATAGTAAAAACTGATCCAAATATTTTATATAAACTTAACCAAATATATAATGATATAAAAGATAATAATATTGAGTTAATTAAAATTAGGACTATTGAACTTTTTTTATTGGAGATAAATAATTATGAAGACTATAAAGGTAAACAAGAGAGATATTATCAGAAATCAACTATTAATAAAGTCCATCATATAAGAGATTTTATAGAAGAGAATATGCAAGAACATATGACTATAGATAATTTATCTAATAGGTTTAATATTAGCTCGACAAAATTAAAGCAGTGTTTTAAAGATATAAATGGTATGGGACCTTATGCATATCTCAAAAAATATCGTATGCAGACAGCTAGTGAGCTTCTTTCTGATAGTGATTATAATATTTTAGAAATTGCCAATATGATAGGGTATTCAAATCAGAGTAAATTTAGTGCTTCTTTTAAAAAAACTTTTGGGATAACTCCATTGAAATATAGAAAAATGCAATAAAAATAGTAATTGTAAAATATCTAATAAAAAAGGAAGACTTTTTTTATAAAAAAAGTCTTCCTTTTTTATTAGGTATAAAGTTGACTAATTGGAGTGTTTTTAAACTGATCAGAGCAGAAAAAAGTACTATTAAACTATAAAATTAATTATAAAAGATATACTTTAGAAATTTTAATATAAAGAATTAAAAGAGAAAGGGGCAATAGATATGATTTTGTATTGACGGTGGGAACACTTAATTTTGCAAGAAATAATTTGGATTTAATAACTAAAAAGATATATCATAGTTTAAATGAAAATGGAGTATTTGTGTCTATCTCTGATGGGGATTTTGGATGTTGATATATTGAGAAAATAAATTATGTATATTTATAGGAAGGTGAGAATATGGGGGAAATATCAAAGATTTTTGCTTATGCTAAAGATTACAAAAACAAAACATATCTATCAGTTTTTTTGGCCACAATAAGTGCTTTTATTGGGATTATACCTTATTATTTAGTGTATAAAATTATTATGGAATTTATAGGAGAGGGTACTGTTACAATTAGCTATGTGTTGGTTATGTCAGTGCTTATTTTAATAAGTATGCTTATGAAATCATTTTTATTTTTCGGAGCTATGGCTGCTTCTCATGAGGCTGCATATGATACCCTTATGGGAATGAGGAAAAAGCTTGCTGATAAGATGATAAAAATGCCTATGGGTGAAATTAATAAGAAAAGTTCGGGTAGTTATAAGAATATTTTTGTAGAATTGATAGAAGAAATGGAGCTGATATTGGCACATATGATACCAGAAGGTATATCTAATATAGTAGTTCCCATAGCAGTTCTAATATATTTATTTGTCCTTGATTGGAGAATGGCACTATTGTCATTGGGTACTATTCCAATTGGAATGATTGTATATAAATTTATGATGCGAGGAAGTGATGATAAACTTAAGCATTACTTTAAAGCATCTAATGATATGAATTCAAATATTGTTGAATACATAGGTGGTATGGAAGTGATTAAAATATTTAATCAGACTACTACTTCTTTCAAAAAATATACAGATTCAGTTAGAAATTACAAGAAATTTACTCTTGATTGGTACAAAGAATCATGGGTATATATGACTGCTTTTTTTACTATTGTACCTTGCACTATGTTGTTTGTAGTACCATTTGGTGCATTATTCTATGCGAAAGGGACTATTTCTTTAAGTGTGTATGTTTTGTGTATGCTATTATCTATGGGGTTAGGTGGTCCTTTAAGTAGAATAGCAGAGTTCACAGAATATATTGCCATGTTAACTCAGAAAAGTAAAATTATAGAGGATTTATTTGATAGTCAAGAGTTAGTAGAAACTGATGAAAATATACGCCCAAAAAACTATGATATATCTTTTAATAATGTCACCTTTGCATATGATAAGCAAGATGTATTAAATGATGTAAGTTTTAAAGCTAAAGAAGACACAGTAACAGCCCTTGTAGGGCCTTCTGGTTCTGGAAAATCTACACTAGCAAAGTTATTAATTAGATTTTGGGATATAGAGAAGGGTCAAATTAAAATAGGGGATGTGAATATAAAAGACATATCTTTTGAAAGGTTAATGGATGCTATAAGTTATGTATCACAAGATATTTATCTCTTCAATACCTCTATTATGGATAATATAAGAATGGGAAAACAGGGAGCTTCAAATGAAGAAGTGATACGAGTAGCTGAATTAGCCCAGTGTCATGATTTTATTATGGAACTTGAAAATGGATATGAAACCTTTGTGGGAGATACTGGGAATAAGCTTTCTGGAGGACAAAAGCAAAGGATATCAATTGCCAGGGCATTACTTAAAGATGCACCTATTATAATTCTCGATGAGGCAACTGCATTTACTGACCCTGAAAATGAAGATAAGATACAAGAAGCACTAAATAGTTTAATCGGTGGAAAGACCCTTATTGTAATAGCACATAGATTATCTACAATAGTAGATGCAAATAATATAATTTTAATAGATAACGGCAAAGTATCGGCTCAAGGAACCCATGAACAGTTACTTGAAAAATCAGAAATCTATGCTTCTATGTGGAAAGCACATACAGATACTATGGATTGGGACATTAAAGTAAAGGGGGCCGAAATATAATGATTGGGATTATTAAAAGAATATTAAATTTAGCAGATGAATTTGCAATTAAAATAAAAAAGGCTATGGTTTGCAGTTTTTTTGAAGGAATATTTAGAAATATGACTATTTTTTCTATCCTATATATTTTGTTTACTATAGTTAATGGTACTATTGGTACTAAAACTGTATTGATATCTGGGTGCATGATTTTAATAGGTTTGATTGGTCAATATACATTCAAATATTTAGTTTATATATTACAAAGTGCAACAGGCTATGAAATTTTTGAAAGAGAAAGAATAAAATTTGGAGATAGATTGAAAAGATTTCCCATGGGTTTTTTTAGTGATGGTAATATGGGAAATATTTCAGCAGTAATAACTTCAGATTTAACTTTTATTGAAATGTGGAGCATGGACTCTATATCTCGCATAGTAACTGGATATGTAAATATAACTATTGGCTGTATCTTTCTATTGATAGTGGATTATCGTTTGGCTTTAATATCAATAATAGTAACTGTTTTAGCAATGCTTGTATTGAAGAAAATTCAGTCTATAGGAAAGGAACAGTCTTATATAAAGCAAGAACAGCAATCAAGGTTGGTTTCTGCTGTCCTTGAGTATGTACAAGGGATATCAGTGATTAAAGCATTTAATATGTGTGGAGATAGATCGCAAGCCACTAAAAAGGCCTTTGAAAAAACCAGAGATAAAGCCATAAAAATGGAAAAAAAGTTTATGCCTCCAATGTTTGTATTTGAATCTATTTTTTCCATAGGAATTGCAATTACCATATTTTTATCTGCAAGTCTTACTTTATATGGAAGTCTTGATATGTCTATAATGCTTATGATGTTT
Protein-coding sequences here:
- a CDS encoding helix-turn-helix transcriptional regulator, whose amino-acid sequence is MNDIRKEVFVSKFSKEKNIEGNKMIYNILPEYGEGMFIIYEIIQGMYLSFNNLNIKNKIRNKTNSNFSSPVIKIDYCLDGSYISNCPCNRICIVKKGNTAYYVGTKNFIDVDFKGKRYQSISIFCYLDEVTNAIKKTLGISKKKIEYYYRNIMCRKNFLIVKTDPNILYKLNQIYNDIKDNNIELIKIRTIELFLLEINNYEDYKGKQERYYQKSTINKVHHIRDFIEENMQEHMTIDNLSNRFNISSTKLKQCFKDINGMGPYAYLKKYRMQTASELLSDSDYNILEIANMIGYSNQSKFSASFKKTFGITPLKYRKMQ
- a CDS encoding ABC transporter ATP-binding protein translates to MGEISKIFAYAKDYKNKTYLSVFLATISAFIGIIPYYLVYKIIMEFIGEGTVTISYVLVMSVLILISMLMKSFLFFGAMAASHEAAYDTLMGMRKKLADKMIKMPMGEINKKSSGSYKNIFVELIEEMELILAHMIPEGISNIVVPIAVLIYLFVLDWRMALLSLGTIPIGMIVYKFMMRGSDDKLKHYFKASNDMNSNIVEYIGGMEVIKIFNQTTTSFKKYTDSVRNYKKFTLDWYKESWVYMTAFFTIVPCTMLFVVPFGALFYAKGTISLSVYVLCMLLSMGLGGPLSRIAEFTEYIAMLTQKSKIIEDLFDSQELVETDENIRPKNYDISFNNVTFAYDKQDVLNDVSFKAKEDTVTALVGPSGSGKSTLAKLLIRFWDIEKGQIKIGDVNIKDISFERLMDAISYVSQDIYLFNTSIMDNIRMGKQGASNEEVIRVAELAQCHDFIMELENGYETFVGDTGNKLSGGQKQRISIARALLKDAPIIILDEATAFTDPENEDKIQEALNSLIGGKTLIVIAHRLSTIVDANNIILIDNGKVSAQGTHEQLLEKSEIYASMWKAHTDTMDWDIKVKGAEI